In Fusarium oxysporum Fo47 chromosome VII, complete sequence, the following proteins share a genomic window:
- a CDS encoding dynamin family protein, with product MSQSMLTSPDRLRKIDQLREKNIATYLALPQLVAVGDQSSGKSSLLENLTGIPFPRGQELCTRYATQITHRRDVISRITISIIPGPTAPVEHKEKLESFTMEVHSTEQLNAEFPDILNEVNTLMGIKTPRNPGGVKTFTEDVLKIERCGPDEDYLTVIDVPGIFRITTQGVTTDKDRQLVERMVKNYIRDSRTVILAVLPCNVDIATQEILAFAEEVDPTGERTLGILTKPDLLKERSAKTVVCDLVLGKRRPLTLGYYVVRSRGGDEEDSDGGADSLHREDMFKDEPWTSLPDHKAGIKALRVCLQELLGQIADKAFPKLRSETRRKLTEKQEELASLGPPRQTGRQQQQFLVSVASKFQNIVRAALDADYSTNHAFADDNLRLITEVINTTDEFAVDFEACAHTYSFQAINRKKAFSLEIPPPDPPHSKDEEEEDIDEESSTRCDLDVYPDLEGILTKDWISHQPSTGIMPWITQMHRRSRGVELGTFGPRVLSSAFQEQSIYWQKMATVYLSKVILSVHKFILGALGKVCHETRILDELISGLMGDLLVRYKDGMNRAIHLVHIERHKKPYTLNHYFNENLQKARNDRINKALKKKAWSDENTGQQVVKLDDISSVVNNHSNTQHTAEEIHDILQAASDQLPAPT from the exons ATGAGTCAATCTATGCTAACCAGCCCAGACCGACTGCGTAAGATTGACCAGCTTCGCGAGAAAAACATTGCTACGTACCTTGCTCTACCCCAATTGGTTGCTGTCGGGGATCAAAGCTCTGGGAAGTCATCTCTTCTAGAGAATTTGACTGGAATACCATTTCCGCGTGGCCAAGAGCTTTGCACTCGTTATGCAACTCAGATCACTCACCGTCGCGATGTTATATCTCGTATTACTATCAGTATTATTCCAGGACCAACTGCCCCAGTCGAGCATAAAGAGAAACTCGAGAGCTTTACTATGGAAGTGCACTCGACTGAACAGCTCAACGCTGAGTTCCCAGACATTTTAAATGAG GTGAATACACTTATGGGGATCAAAACGCCAAGAAACCCAGGTGGTGTCAAGACATTTACTGAAGACGTCTTGAAAATTGAGAGATGTGGACCAGATGAGGATTACTTGACGGTCATCGATGTTCCTGGAATCTTTCGTATCACCACCCAAGGAGTTACTACCGATAAAGACCGCCAATTAGTCGAAAGGATGGTCAAAAACTACATTCGCGATAGCCGCACAGTAATCTTGGCCGTTCTCCCATGTAACGTCGATATTGCCACTCAGGAAATTCTGGCATTTGCCGAAGAGGTCGACCCAACCGGCGAGCGTACACTGGGTATTCTCACAAAGCccgatcttctcaaagaacGAAGTGCAAAAACCGTCGTCTGCGACCTTGTGCTGGGTAAGCGACGACCTCTCACCCTTGGTTATTATGTCGTTAGGAGCCGTGGCGGCGACGAGGAAGATTCTGACGGGGGTGCCGACTCGCTGCACCGTGAAGACATGTTCAAAGATGAACCTTGGACCTCTCTGCCAGATCACAAGGCTGGGATCAAGGCTCTTCGAGTGTGCcttcaagagcttcttggacaGATCGCTGACAAGGCATTTCCTAAACTTCGATCCGAGACGCGTCGCAAGCTCActgagaagcaagaagagctGGCGAGTCTTGGACCTCCACGCCAGACAGGACGACAACAGCAGCAGTTTCTAGTCAGCGTTGCGAGCAAGTTTCAGAACATTGTGAGAGCAGCATTGGATGCGGACTACTCAACAAACCACGCATTCGCGGATGATAACTTACGTCTCATCACGGAGGTTATCAACACAACGGATGAATTTGCTGTCGACTTCGAAGCTTGTGCGCACACCTACAGCTTTCAAGCGATAAATCGGAAGAAGGCTTTCTCACTTGAAATTCCTCCACCAGACCCTCCTCATTCtaaagatgaggaggaagaagatattGATGAGGAGTCGTCCACCCGCTGTGATCTTGACGTATATCCAGATCTAGAGGGTATCTTAACAAAAGACTGGATTTCACATCAACCATCGACAGGAATCATGCCTTGGATCACTCAAATGCATCGACGTTCTCGAGGTGTCGAACTAGGTACCTTTGGGCCACGAGTTCTGTCCAGTGCGTTTCAAGAACAGTCTATCTACTGGCAGAAGATGGCTACTGTATACTTGAGTAAAGTCATCTTGTCTGTCCACAAGTTCATACTGGGAGCCCTTGGGAAAGTCTGTCATGAAACTCGGATTCTCGATGAGCTCATATCTGGCTTGATGGGTGATCTCCTTGTTAGGTACAAGGATGGCATGAACCGAGCTATCCACTTGGTTCATATCGAGAGACACAAAAAGCCCTACACGCTTAATCACTATTTCAACGAGAACTTGCAGAAAGCACGGAACGATCGAATTAATAAAGCTCTGAAGAAAAAGGCGTGGAGTGATGAGAATACTGGGCAGCAAGTtgtgaagcttgatgatattTCATCAGTGGTAAACAACCATAGCAATACCCAGCATACAGCGGAAGAGATACACGATATTCTCCAGGCCGCCAGCGACCAGCTCCCAGCGCCAACCTAG